One window from the genome of Desulfuribacillus alkaliarsenatis encodes:
- a CDS encoding sodium:calcium antiporter, whose translation MIFVLFFIASIVTIVAAVKVSKYADVISEKTSFGGLMIGTVLLAGATSLPEITTSASAIAINNPDIAIGNVLGSNIFNVLIIAVLDIWFRRKKMFLFASSEHRITATIGTLMMVTVIIGIMSGTSYEIFGIGLTSYLLIVIYIVGMWLISAINRKVRGSILKETIEKTSMELNVEKAVEINTTTVKQAVMGFVGFAFIILLAGSSLSILGDQIAVITGLGSTFVGSFLIAATTSLPEVVSVYAALRLSNVNLAIGAVLGSNIFNMLIITFSDSLYRPGSILSAIDPVQAVTAFGGLVMSLLILMTLFYRKAKSTWAYSMPPAVMMIAYLIVTYVIFTS comes from the coding sequence ATGATTTTTGTGCTATTTTTTATTGCATCGATTGTTACAATCGTAGCGGCTGTTAAAGTCTCCAAGTATGCTGATGTCATAAGCGAGAAGACATCGTTTGGTGGTCTGATGATAGGTACGGTTTTGTTAGCTGGGGCAACTTCATTGCCTGAGATTACCACTTCAGCATCGGCAATAGCCATTAACAATCCAGACATTGCAATAGGTAATGTCCTAGGAAGTAACATCTTTAATGTCCTGATTATAGCGGTGTTAGATATATGGTTTCGCAGAAAGAAGATGTTTTTATTTGCTTCTTCAGAACATCGTATTACAGCTACAATTGGAACACTAATGATGGTGACAGTGATAATAGGTATTATGTCTGGGACGAGCTACGAGATATTTGGAATTGGACTTACGAGCTATTTGTTAATAGTTATATACATAGTTGGTATGTGGTTGATTTCGGCGATTAATAGAAAGGTTAGGGGCTCGATTTTAAAAGAGACGATAGAAAAAACGTCGATGGAATTGAATGTTGAAAAGGCAGTAGAGATTAATACCACTACAGTTAAACAAGCAGTCATGGGTTTTGTGGGATTTGCTTTTATAATACTTTTAGCTGGTAGCTCCCTATCAATCCTTGGGGACCAAATTGCAGTCATAACTGGATTAGGGTCAACGTTTGTCGGTAGCTTTCTGATTGCGGCTACGACGTCCCTGCCAGAGGTAGTGAGTGTTTATGCAGCATTACGATTATCGAATGTTAACTTAGCGATTGGAGCTGTATTGGGTAGTAATATATTCAACATGCTCATTATTACCTTCTCAGATAGCCTCTATCGGCCAGGGAGTATACTGTCGGCAATTGATCCAGTTCAGGCAGTGACGGCATTTGGTGGTCTAGTTATGTCCTTGTTAATATTGATGACTTTGTTCTATCGAAAAGCCAAATCTACATGGGCTTATTCGATGCCACCAGCTGTAATGATGATAGCTTATTTGATTGTGACCTATGTTATTTTTACTAGTTAG
- a CDS encoding peptidylprolyl isomerase: MNPQVKFKIKNFGEITAELYPDVAPDSVNNFLSLASDGFYDGLTFHRVIKGFMIQGGCPQGSGMGDPGYSIKGEFSGNGFDNNLKHTAGVLSMARSQHPNSAGSQFFLMHKDSPHLDGSYAAFGKVIENQDVVNKIAETKTGFGDKPKDDVVIESVEVILNDYEIGEFKKY, translated from the coding sequence ATGAATCCACAAGTTAAATTTAAAATCAAAAATTTTGGCGAAATTACAGCAGAATTATATCCCGATGTTGCTCCCGATTCAGTCAACAACTTTTTGTCACTTGCATCTGATGGTTTTTATGATGGTCTTACTTTCCACCGTGTCATAAAAGGCTTTATGATACAGGGCGGATGTCCTCAAGGAAGTGGAATGGGGGATCCTGGTTACTCTATTAAGGGCGAGTTTAGTGGAAACGGTTTTGACAATAACTTAAAGCACACCGCTGGTGTACTCTCTATGGCGAGGTCTCAGCATCCTAACTCGGCTGGTAGCCAGTTTTTCCTAATGCACAAAGATAGCCCTCATCTAGATGGGAGCTATGCTGCTTTTGGTAAGGTTATAGAAAATCAAGATGTAGTCAATAAAATAGCAGAAACTAAAACTGGTTTTGGAGATAAACCTAAAGATGATGTTGTTATTGAGTCTGTTGAAGTTATTTTGAACGACTATGAAATTGGTGAATTTAAAAAGTATTAA
- a CDS encoding ABC transporter permease — MNDIIELQLWQMAAAYVFVVILIVIVKIKGIKRETEILLATIRMTLQLIIVAYLLSYMFDINNPWFTVVFLISMLIFSVHNVFKRVKTELLYHTKIVVAVSLVSGTLLSILYFNFVVIQFSPWYDPRYFIPIAGMIIGNSMTGISLGVARLTDGFYEQRAVVESSLMLGATPKEASKTIVNSAFDAAILPTINSMVGMGIVFLPGMMTGQILSGISPIVAVEYQIAIMLGIVGSVALSVIMFVQLGYKTFFNSRNQLKI, encoded by the coding sequence ATGAACGACATTATTGAGCTGCAATTATGGCAGATGGCAGCAGCGTATGTGTTTGTTGTCATTTTGATTGTGATAGTCAAAATCAAGGGAATCAAAAGGGAAACAGAGATACTTTTAGCCACTATTCGTATGACGTTACAGCTTATAATTGTAGCTTATCTTTTAAGCTATATGTTTGATATAAATAATCCGTGGTTTACCGTAGTCTTTTTAATCAGTATGCTAATTTTTTCAGTACATAATGTATTTAAAAGGGTTAAAACAGAGTTGTTGTACCATACTAAAATTGTCGTAGCTGTATCATTAGTTTCGGGTACACTGTTGAGTATTTTATATTTTAACTTTGTAGTAATTCAGTTCTCGCCATGGTATGACCCTAGATATTTTATTCCGATAGCAGGTATGATTATAGGCAATTCAATGACTGGAATAAGCTTAGGGGTTGCCAGGCTAACAGACGGATTTTATGAACAAAGGGCAGTAGTAGAGTCGTCATTAATGCTTGGTGCAACACCGAAGGAGGCCTCAAAAACGATAGTTAACTCAGCCTTTGATGCAGCGATATTACCGACAATTAACTCAATGGTAGGTATGGGGATTGTGTTTTTACCTGGGATGATGACGGGGCAAATATTATCTGGCATTTCACCAATAGTTGCAGTGGAATACCAAATCGCTATAATGTTAGGTATAGTCGGCAGCGTAGCTTTGTCAGTTATTATGTTTGTGCAGTTAGGCTACAAAACGTTTTTTAATAGTAGAAATCAATTAAAGATTTAA
- a CDS encoding methyl-accepting chemotaxis protein encodes MWWSNKEGIKKLTEKVADYASGNMSEILKPEEYPREIRELASYIAELSETVRQFTKETQVSSSKVVAAVQQVNNAIVNSSDLSKDINSKAEHTKKMTQDIVAAIEQANEQSSEVSAASERITSIATDIYQDSIDTSTYAKHGSTAVAEATSAMEDIEESSQEIQERIRHLTQMTKEIDSFLAAIQGVSVQTNLLALNASIEAARAGEHGRGFAVVAQEIQKLSSDSAAAANSANSLLVQINTGVSEAAKASEHGAKAVEIGTMATATAEENLATILKASASMEKKLSEASEARQLQYEANQKISQFLEDMVSMCVETSNQVEGVTDALIEQEKHLVETQDMGDILSEVANQLVNTTSKITLLDMTDAKKQEVDYKIQKLCKVIQDTAKSSMILTMNADEHMQQLEGLIKREKDLEAAWTNKLNGEFVISLPPAGIANASDRDWFKEARKGEVYVSPIYVSAISYRPCITISMPILADNKKIIGVIGIDVKISDN; translated from the coding sequence ATGTGGTGGTCTAATAAGGAAGGTATAAAAAAGTTAACGGAAAAAGTGGCTGATTACGCATCTGGTAATATGTCTGAGATATTAAAGCCAGAAGAATATCCAAGGGAAATCCGTGAATTAGCGTCATATATTGCTGAACTTTCTGAAACAGTAAGACAGTTCACAAAGGAAACGCAGGTATCCTCTAGTAAGGTAGTTGCAGCTGTTCAGCAGGTGAATAACGCTATTGTTAATTCCAGTGATTTATCTAAAGACATTAACAGCAAGGCAGAACATACAAAAAAGATGACCCAGGATATAGTTGCAGCCATAGAACAAGCCAATGAACAGTCCTCCGAAGTAAGTGCTGCGTCAGAAAGGATTACATCAATAGCAACAGATATATATCAGGATAGTATAGATACAAGCACATATGCTAAACATGGTAGCACTGCGGTTGCGGAGGCTACAAGTGCTATGGAAGACATAGAAGAATCGTCACAGGAAATACAGGAACGAATACGCCATCTAACACAGATGACAAAGGAAATTGATAGCTTCCTGGCGGCAATTCAAGGGGTGTCTGTACAGACTAACCTTTTAGCTTTGAACGCTTCGATTGAGGCGGCGAGAGCTGGTGAGCATGGTAGGGGCTTTGCGGTTGTAGCGCAAGAAATCCAGAAGCTTTCAAGTGATAGCGCGGCAGCAGCCAATTCGGCGAATAGTTTGTTGGTTCAGATAAATACTGGAGTTAGTGAGGCGGCAAAGGCATCAGAGCATGGTGCAAAAGCTGTAGAGATTGGAACCATGGCAACAGCTACAGCTGAAGAAAATTTGGCTACCATTCTGAAGGCTAGTGCGTCTATGGAAAAGAAGCTGTCTGAAGCAAGTGAGGCAAGACAGCTACAATATGAAGCAAACCAAAAAATTAGTCAATTCTTAGAAGATATGGTGAGCATGTGCGTAGAAACTAGCAATCAGGTTGAAGGAGTTACCGATGCTTTAATAGAGCAAGAAAAGCATCTTGTTGAAACACAGGATATGGGTGATATTTTAAGTGAAGTTGCAAACCAATTAGTAAATACAACAAGCAAAATCACTTTACTAGACATGACGGACGCTAAAAAGCAAGAGGTAGATTATAAGATACAAAAACTGTGTAAAGTAATTCAAGATACTGCAAAAAGTTCAATGATTCTTACAATGAATGCCGATGAACATATGCAACAGCTCGAAGGTTTAATTAAGCGAGAAAAAGATTTAGAGGCGGCGTGGACGAATAAGTTAAATGGAGAATTTGTTATATCGCTACCACCAGCAGGGATTGCCAACGCAAGCGATCGTGACTGGTTTAAAGAGGCGAGAAAGGGTGAGGTGTATGTTTCGCCGATATATGTATCCGCCATTTCATATCGTCCGTGCATTACGATATCAATGCCTATTCTGGCCGATAATAAAAAAATAATTGGAGTTATAGGTATTGATGTTAAGATAAGTGACAACTAA
- a CDS encoding phosphate ABC transporter substrate-binding protein, whose product MKRTTFVIIASFMVLAVVYPVYGQADEQIRVSGASTMFPFVAEILELHKEIHGVEFEIAAGGSGTGINNTISGASDIGMASRSISDSEKLQVEDLLVGLDTIVFVVNERNPINEISQAQLKEMYSQENVTWERFGWTNTPIVLVSKEIGRATLDLFEDFAGIKSPYREQQETPKILESAIEVGANLEVATIVGGIPNAIGYLSLGTAVELQERGMPIKILRLEGVEATTDNIVNGSYPILRELNVVYRADNEAKVQSLLELLLSDQGQEIIEKHSFIPVN is encoded by the coding sequence ATGAAAAGGACTACGTTTGTAATTATAGCAAGTTTTATGGTTCTAGCAGTTGTATATCCGGTGTATGGACAAGCTGATGAACAAATTAGAGTTTCTGGAGCAAGTACGATGTTTCCGTTTGTTGCAGAAATATTGGAGCTACACAAAGAAATACATGGTGTGGAATTTGAGATTGCTGCTGGTGGAAGTGGAACAGGGATTAATAATACTATCTCTGGAGCATCGGATATAGGAATGGCTTCAAGGTCAATAAGTGATAGTGAGAAGCTGCAAGTAGAAGATTTATTAGTTGGATTAGATACAATTGTCTTCGTTGTTAACGAAAGGAATCCAATTAATGAAATTTCACAAGCTCAATTAAAGGAAATGTATAGTCAAGAAAACGTAACCTGGGAGCGTTTTGGTTGGACTAATACACCTATTGTATTAGTATCTAAGGAGATAGGTAGAGCTACACTTGATCTGTTCGAAGATTTTGCAGGAATAAAAAGCCCATACAGGGAGCAACAAGAAACGCCTAAAATTTTAGAAAGTGCCATAGAAGTAGGGGCTAACCTTGAGGTTGCGACTATAGTAGGAGGAATTCCAAATGCTATAGGTTACTTATCTTTAGGGACTGCTGTAGAGTTGCAAGAACGCGGTATGCCAATCAAGATATTACGCTTAGAAGGCGTAGAAGCTACGACTGATAATATCGTAAATGGAAGTTATCCTATCTTAAGGGAATTGAATGTGGTTTATCGTGCAGATAATGAAGCCAAGGTCCAATCACTATTAGAGCTATTACTTAGTGACCAAGGGCAGGAAATTATTGAAAAACACTCATTCATTCCAGTGAATTAA
- a CDS encoding FecCD family ABC transporter permease has product MKNNRWLWYVLLSAILLISFLVTSSIGSAGIDAWTALLIMLSKVPFVRNFIDPYWASMAETIIWQVRIPRNLTAILVGGSLAVAGASFQGLLRNPLADPYILGISSGAAAGAAISITITGIVGSAVVGIPMAAFIGAALAMFLVYSLAKIGNRVDVTTLILAGVVVGSFMSAVLSLLLIRMYSNLHQVVFWMMGSLGRSGWERLSWTALLLVFIIIGLCMLARPLNIMSMGDSVAQTLGVATEKIKLLVLVLATLVTALAVSIAGTIGFVGLVVPHVVRLLIGPDHRALLPMSIFVGGIFLLWADTIARTMLSPSEIPVGVVTAFVGAPFFGYLLRKRKKYRI; this is encoded by the coding sequence GTGAAGAATAACAGGTGGCTATGGTATGTATTGCTGTCGGCAATACTTTTAATATCATTTCTAGTAACCTCCTCAATTGGTAGCGCGGGAATAGATGCCTGGACTGCGCTGTTGATTATGTTGAGTAAAGTTCCTTTTGTCCGTAATTTCATTGATCCTTATTGGGCGTCTATGGCAGAGACAATTATTTGGCAAGTACGTATACCTCGGAACCTAACGGCCATTTTAGTTGGGGGTAGCTTAGCGGTAGCGGGGGCGAGTTTTCAAGGTCTGCTTAGAAATCCATTAGCAGATCCGTATATATTGGGGATTTCTTCTGGAGCAGCTGCAGGCGCAGCAATTTCAATTACAATCACGGGAATTGTGGGCAGTGCAGTCGTTGGGATTCCGATGGCGGCTTTTATCGGTGCAGCGCTAGCGATGTTCTTGGTATATAGCTTAGCGAAAATAGGCAATCGGGTTGATGTAACAACATTGATACTAGCAGGTGTAGTTGTTGGTTCTTTTATGTCGGCAGTGTTGTCTTTACTATTAATTAGAATGTATTCAAACTTACATCAAGTTGTATTTTGGATGATGGGCAGTTTAGGTAGGAGTGGATGGGAGCGACTATCCTGGACTGCTTTACTCCTCGTCTTTATCATTATAGGGTTATGTATGCTAGCTCGACCACTAAATATTATGTCGATGGGTGACTCTGTAGCACAAACCCTAGGGGTTGCTACGGAAAAAATAAAGCTACTCGTATTGGTTCTAGCAACTTTAGTAACAGCTTTAGCAGTATCTATTGCTGGTACAATCGGGTTTGTTGGACTGGTTGTACCGCACGTCGTTCGGTTGCTAATAGGGCCAGATCATCGAGCACTGTTGCCGATGAGCATATTCGTCGGAGGCATTTTCTTGCTATGGGCAGACACAATCGCTAGAACAATGCTTTCTCCTTCAGAAATACCGGTTGGCGTTGTGACTGCTTTTGTTGGAGCGCCGTTCTTTGGATACTTATTGCGCAAGCGAAAGAAATATAGGATTTGA
- a CDS encoding cupin domain-containing protein, whose translation MEQQFIKNIPFSQALSMQNLVEYQEGRVVSLTLTQRPSFNMTLFAFEKGEGISAHSAPGDALVHILDGKAEITIGDEKIIASAGEVVVMPANIPHALGAVERFKMFLVVVKP comes from the coding sequence ATGGAGCAACAATTTATCAAAAACATCCCGTTTTCACAAGCTTTAAGCATGCAAAATTTGGTCGAGTATCAGGAAGGTAGAGTTGTCAGTTTAACGCTAACGCAGAGGCCGAGCTTTAATATGACGTTGTTTGCCTTTGAAAAAGGTGAAGGAATCAGTGCCCATTCAGCACCAGGGGATGCATTAGTGCATATCTTAGACGGGAAAGCTGAAATTACTATTGGAGACGAAAAAATAATTGCATCTGCAGGAGAAGTTGTAGTTATGCCAGCAAATATTCCTCATGCACTAGGTGCGGTAGAGCGTTTTAAAATGTTTTTAGTCGTTGTTAAACCTTAG
- a CDS encoding ABC transporter ATP-binding protein yields MDNIFSLKGVKFKSILDIESMEIPAAKVTCIIGESGSGKSTLLKLLNQIISADQGRILFKGKSIEDIDTIALRRQVVMLQQSPVIYKGTVRENLLIGLQFSELQIPNEELLLQALRDVNVKKQLDEDAANLSGGEKQRVAIARVMLMDPEVYLLDEPSSALDEGTEEFIIGCLVNKVKQRGKTLVMVTHSKKLTSSFAEHIIEVKKRGGD; encoded by the coding sequence ATGGACAATATCTTTAGTCTAAAAGGTGTTAAGTTTAAGAGCATATTAGATATAGAGAGCATGGAAATACCAGCGGCCAAAGTTACGTGCATTATCGGTGAAAGTGGTAGCGGTAAATCCACCCTGCTGAAACTTCTTAATCAAATTATTAGCGCGGACCAAGGGCGAATATTGTTTAAGGGAAAGTCAATTGAAGATATAGACACTATCGCACTCCGCAGACAAGTAGTGATGCTGCAGCAATCACCGGTTATCTATAAGGGGACAGTTCGGGAGAACTTGTTAATTGGCCTGCAGTTTTCAGAGTTACAAATACCCAATGAAGAGTTATTACTGCAAGCATTGCGCGATGTTAATGTAAAAAAACAGCTAGATGAAGATGCTGCAAACCTATCTGGTGGCGAGAAGCAGCGTGTCGCCATAGCAAGAGTAATGCTTATGGATCCAGAGGTATATCTGTTGGACGAACCGTCGTCCGCTTTAGATGAAGGGACTGAAGAGTTCATTATTGGTTGCTTGGTAAATAAAGTAAAGCAAAGAGGAAAGACGCTTGTTATGGTGACACATTCAAAAAAGCTAACAAGCTCTTTTGCTGAACACATTATTGAAGTTAAAAAGCGAGGTGGCGACTAA
- a CDS encoding sensor domain-containing protein — MSAQYWESIIDALFHNSPDAIVYFDKEERIRNVNQKFSEIFGYTLEQVHGKNVNEVVDPENRMHNYASAEILQGKNIIRETVRYTKDGNEVPVIIRGVPLMLDGEVVGGYGTYINMTDLSLAKEQVSIYSHALEYSPNSIIMTDVQGTITYVNNRFTKVTGYSSEEVIGSNPRILSSGNTAEEVYADLWNTIKIGGIWRGELQNRKKNGLLFWESVSISSIKNVDNEIIRFVAVKEDISERKELERSNYYLAYHDPLTGLPNRVSFINHINRLLDDKGHKDFAVLIIDLDRFKNINDSLGHDFGDLLLQAVTERLQESLDSKSRVFRVGGDEFTVVYEGSQKLTDTAENILTIFKEPFEIIDRRIYMTVSVGVSIYPQDGIEVNMLLKNADVAMYAAKNKGRNQYVFYQTSMNERAEELLLLENELRQALEKEQLVLYYQPQIDIKTKNIIGLEALVRWNHPRLKFVSPADFIPLAEETGLIVQIGEWVLKTACKTMKKLLETNFPATNMAVNISVKQFTHQGFIETVEQALQEANLEPRYLDLEVTESLAMNDVEWVAETLHVLRRIGVTISIDDFGTGYSSLNNFRSLPINKLKIDKSFVNRVTFDQKDDAIVKSVINLAHSLNLTVIAEGVETLDQFELLRNYRCDAFQGYLFSKPVPEGKLNSLLMSLK, encoded by the coding sequence ATGTCTGCTCAGTACTGGGAATCGATTATTGATGCATTATTTCATAACAGTCCTGATGCTATTGTGTACTTTGATAAGGAAGAACGGATTCGGAATGTTAATCAGAAATTTTCGGAGATTTTTGGCTACACCCTAGAACAAGTACATGGTAAAAATGTTAATGAAGTAGTAGACCCAGAAAACAGAATGCATAATTATGCATCTGCGGAAATTCTGCAGGGCAAGAATATTATTAGGGAAACTGTTCGTTATACTAAAGATGGAAATGAAGTGCCTGTAATTATAAGGGGAGTCCCACTGATGTTAGATGGTGAGGTCGTCGGGGGATACGGAACATATATCAATATGACTGATTTAAGCTTAGCTAAAGAGCAGGTTAGCATCTACTCCCATGCATTAGAATATAGCCCTAATTCAATTATAATGACAGATGTACAGGGGACCATTACATATGTTAACAATCGTTTTACTAAAGTGACAGGTTATTCGTCGGAAGAAGTAATTGGCAGCAATCCCCGTATCTTAAGCTCTGGCAATACAGCAGAAGAGGTTTATGCTGATCTTTGGAATACAATAAAAATTGGTGGTATATGGCGTGGAGAATTGCAAAACCGAAAGAAGAATGGTCTGTTGTTCTGGGAGTCTGTTTCTATATCTAGTATAAAGAATGTCGATAATGAAATAATCCGTTTTGTAGCCGTCAAAGAAGATATTAGCGAGCGAAAAGAGCTAGAACGGAGCAATTACTACCTAGCATATCATGACCCGTTGACGGGACTACCTAATAGAGTAAGCTTTATTAACCACATTAATAGACTTCTTGATGACAAAGGTCACAAAGATTTTGCAGTATTGATCATTGATCTTGATCGTTTTAAAAATATTAACGATTCCCTAGGGCATGATTTTGGAGATCTTTTGCTACAAGCTGTAACTGAGCGATTACAGGAAAGCTTAGACAGCAAATCTAGAGTTTTTCGGGTTGGTGGAGATGAGTTTACCGTTGTATATGAAGGAAGTCAGAAATTAACGGATACTGCTGAGAATATCCTAACGATTTTTAAGGAGCCCTTTGAAATAATCGATAGGCGAATTTACATGACTGTAAGTGTGGGGGTGAGTATTTATCCGCAAGATGGCATTGAAGTCAATATGTTATTAAAAAATGCTGATGTAGCAATGTATGCTGCAAAAAATAAAGGTAGAAATCAGTATGTTTTTTACCAAACTTCAATGAATGAACGTGCCGAAGAGCTGCTGCTATTAGAAAATGAGTTAAGACAAGCGCTAGAGAAGGAACAGCTAGTTTTATATTATCAGCCTCAAATAGATATAAAAACTAAAAATATAATCGGATTAGAAGCGTTGGTTAGGTGGAATCATCCAAGGTTAAAGTTTGTGTCCCCTGCGGATTTTATACCATTAGCTGAAGAGACAGGTTTAATTGTGCAGATTGGTGAGTGGGTGCTAAAGACAGCGTGCAAGACAATGAAAAAGTTATTAGAGACAAACTTTCCAGCGACTAATATGGCGGTTAATATATCTGTAAAACAATTTACGCATCAAGGCTTTATAGAGACGGTAGAACAGGCATTACAGGAGGCTAATTTAGAGCCGCGCTATTTGGATTTAGAGGTTACAGAGAGCTTGGCCATGAATGATGTAGAGTGGGTGGCTGAGACGTTGCATGTTCTCAGGAGAATAGGTGTAACGATTTCGATTGATGATTTTGGTACTGGTTACTCTTCTTTGAACAATTTTAGAAGCCTTCCGATTAACAAGCTAAAGATAGATAAATCATTCGTAAATAGGGTCACCTTTGACCAAAAGGATGATGCTATTGTTAAATCTGTGATAAATCTTGCCCATAGCTTAAACCTTACGGTGATTGCTGAAGGTGTAGAGACTTTAGATCAGTTTGAATTACTTCGTAATTATCGCTGTGATGCATTTCAAGGATATTTATTTAGTAAGCCCGTTCCAGAGGGGAAGTTAAATTCATTGCTAATGTCACTAAAATAG
- a CDS encoding heme ABC transporter ATP-binding protein, giving the protein MSVEIQINNITCTYDAEPILDGLTLDIKPGEILGIIGPNGSGKSTLLKSILAQLKLEQGHIYIDSKDLEQWNTKELARKLAVVPQESVMPFAFTVMEVVLMGRHPHLSFFENEGEHDYQIAERAMKATNTWHLRDRNVQALSGGERQRVILARALTQEPKIILLDEPISNLDIHHQVEVLNLIRQRNEDENLTSVCVLHDLNLAASHCDRLALLYQGKIYAFGTPQEVLTKKNIGEVYDCNPVIMNHPVTGIPQVIMINTAKINRTGNGKKLHIIAGGGKGAALMELLVSSGYQVSSGILNIGDTDWQVANSLGIPVIEEEPFAPISENAITEQRKMLELADVLVISDTPIGLGNLANLSLLEEYLRQGKPVVIISGEKIRERDYTEGKATAIVQKLFQLGLRDARNLKQLSQMLDLIKV; this is encoded by the coding sequence ATGAGTGTAGAGATACAAATCAACAATATAACCTGTACCTATGATGCAGAGCCTATATTGGATGGCCTAACATTAGATATTAAGCCAGGCGAGATTCTTGGTATCATTGGACCGAACGGCTCAGGGAAATCTACATTGTTAAAATCTATTCTTGCCCAATTGAAGCTTGAACAGGGGCACATATATATAGATTCGAAGGATTTAGAGCAATGGAATACAAAGGAATTGGCACGAAAGCTAGCCGTTGTACCACAGGAAAGTGTAATGCCATTTGCATTTACGGTAATGGAAGTAGTGTTGATGGGGAGACACCCGCATCTTTCTTTTTTCGAAAATGAAGGAGAACACGACTACCAGATAGCTGAGCGTGCAATGAAAGCAACGAATACGTGGCATTTACGGGATCGGAATGTCCAAGCGTTAAGTGGTGGCGAACGACAAAGGGTGATTTTAGCACGGGCGCTAACACAAGAGCCGAAGATTATATTGCTCGATGAACCAATATCGAACCTTGACATTCACCATCAGGTAGAAGTGCTAAATCTTATTCGACAGCGAAATGAAGATGAAAACCTGACCAGTGTATGCGTCCTACATGATTTAAATCTGGCGGCCTCCCACTGTGACCGCCTAGCATTACTCTATCAGGGCAAAATTTATGCTTTTGGTACGCCACAAGAAGTGTTGACGAAGAAAAATATTGGAGAGGTTTACGATTGTAATCCTGTGATTATGAATCACCCGGTAACGGGAATTCCGCAGGTTATCATGATTAACACCGCTAAGATAAATAGAACAGGCAATGGCAAGAAGCTGCATATCATAGCTGGTGGTGGAAAAGGCGCTGCACTTATGGAGTTATTAGTGAGTTCGGGATATCAAGTGTCTTCAGGAATCCTAAATATTGGAGATACTGACTGGCAGGTTGCTAATAGCCTAGGAATTCCAGTTATTGAAGAAGAACCATTTGCACCGATTTCAGAAAATGCGATTACTGAACAAAGAAAAATGCTCGAGCTAGCGGATGTTTTGGTTATTTCAGACACTCCAATCGGCTTAGGAAACCTAGCGAATCTTTCACTTCTTGAAGAATACTTACGACAAGGTAAGCCGGTAGTCATTATAAGTGGAGAGAAAATACGAGAACGTGACTATACCGAAGGGAAAGCTACTGCTATAGTTCAGAAACTCTTCCAGTTAGGGTTACGGGACGCTCGAAATCTGAAGCAGCTCTCACAGATGCTAGATTTGATAAAAGTATAA